The following are encoded in a window of Ricinus communis isolate WT05 ecotype wild-type chromosome 4, ASM1957865v1, whole genome shotgun sequence genomic DNA:
- the LOC8265514 gene encoding small RNA 2'-O-methyltransferase isoform X2, giving the protein MTYLFSDEFLQSLHPLSGHLRAALRRDDDLCGFIPASVVAVCDAKLSNLCKLLNPKAEANPFLAVSFVMTAATRLAGSVVTTKGQLSIQKQHSYSPEIIEALDIINSDNPDTISVEAVYIPSSLDKLVQPVSLTVSSAGYYLDAIAQKLGVADANKVLLSRTIGKASSDTRVYFVAPESSGLSLSENLVNLECQFEGSLNPRASYICSQVIYGDAIMASIGYTWRSKDLFHEDLSMPSYYRMFISKMPSGNYKLSREAILTAELPSVFTTKSNWRGSFPREILCSFCRQHRLSEPVFSSVSLPLKASSSSRPQKPVNVAEPVEQKQAYSNGTGTATDDLESLESRSVFRCKVKITSKCRDLIIECSPKEIYKKQNDSVHNASLKILSWLNGYFKDPGMPVEKLNHSASVLDIQFCPENFFKEFSLCPSVHTLQHEGKQEGTLPEAISVNVPYASLGQNVFSFNIEGSDSGVCPSNGSLLCISYFVSLVSEGKHTKELLESNAEFEFEMGTGAVISPLETVLAQMSVGQSAFFSMDLPPHEFILAAANDHEKIVSSLSSKACCLEYSTTLLSVTEPPEERMEQALFSPPLSKQRVEYALQHIKKSCATTLVDFGCGSGSLLDSLLDYSTSLEKVVGVDISQKSLSRAAKILHTKLSSTNSDSGIKSAVLYGGSIIDFDSRLCGFDIGTCLEVIEHMEEEQACLFGNVALGYFHPKILIVSTPNYEYNVILQRSSLTNQEEDPDEKTESQSCKFRNHDHRFEWTREQFNSWATELARQHNYNVEFSGVGGSADVEPGFASQIAVFTREILPQEDDLSENNKSENNCKVVWEWNRFDTSDPP; this is encoded by the exons ATGACATATCTTTTCTCCGATGAG TTCCTCCAGTCTCTTCACCCCCTGAGTGGCCACCTTAGAGCAGCTTTGCGGAGAGATGATGACCTCTGTGGTTTTATACCAGCATCTGTTGTAGCTGTCTGTGATGCAAAACTAAGTAATCTATGTAAATTACTTAACCCTAAGGCGGAAGCAAATCCTTTCTTGGCTGTGTCATTTGTCATGACGGCAGCTACAAGATTGGCTGGGTCTGTTGTTACCACCAAGGGGCAGCTTTCAATTCAGAAACAACATTCATACTCTCCAGAGATCATAGAGGCATTAGATATCATAAACTCTGACAATCCAGATACCATAAGTGTTGAAGCTGTATATATTCCATCATCTCTAGATAAGCTTGTTCAGCCAGTGAGTCTTACTGTATCATCAGCTGGGTATTACCTGGATGCTATAGCACAAAAACTTGGTGTGGCAGATGCCAATAAGGTGCTGCTTTCCAG GACTATTGGTAAAGCTTCTTCTGACACTCGAGTATACTTTGTTGCTCCTGAATCATCTGGTTTAAGTCTGTCAGAAAATCTTGTAAATTTGGAATGTCAATTTGAAGGATCTCTTAACCCAAGGGCAAGTTACATCTGCAGTCAAGTTATATATGGTGATGCAATTATGGCATCGATCGGCTACACATGGAGATCTAAAGATCTTTTCCATGAAGATTTATCCATGCCATCATATTACAG GATGTTTATAAGCAAGATGCCAAGTGGTAATTACAAGTTGTCCAGAGAAGCAATACTTACTGCAGAATTGCCTTCAGTATTTACCACAAAATCAAACTGGAGAGGTTCCTTCCCTAGGGAAATATTATGCTCGTTCTGCCGGCAGCACCGACTATCTGAACCTGTTTTCTCCTCTGTAAGTCTACCTTTAAAAGCATCAAGTTCGTCAAGACCACAAAAGCCGGTGAATGTTGCAGAGCCTGTTGAACAGAAGCAAGCGTATTCAAATGGAACAGGCACTGCTACTGATGATTTAGAGTCACTGGAATCTAGAAGTGTTTTTAGATGCAAAGTAAAAATTACTTCCAAATGTCGGGATTTGATCATCGAATGTTCACCTAAGGAAATATATAAGAAGCAGAATGATTCAGTCCATAATGCTTCTTTGAAAATTCTCTCATGGTTGAATGGATATTTTAAGGACCCTGGAATGCCCGTGGAAAAGCTAAACCATTCCGCAAGTGTTTTGGACATCCAATTTTGTCCTGAAAATTTCTTTAAGGAGTTTTCATTATGTCCATCTGTTCATACTCTTCAGCATGAGGGGAAACAAGAAGGCACATTGCCAGAAGCAATAAGTGTGAATGTGCCGTATGCTTCCCTAGGACAAAATGTTTTCTCTTTCAACATAGAGGGCTCAGATTCTGGAGTCTGTCCATCAAATGGATCTTTATTATGCATAAGTTACTTTGTATCTTTGGTGTCAGAAGGCAAACACACGAAAGAACTTCTTGAGAGCAATGCTGAGTTTGAGTTTGAGATGGGGACTGGGGCTGTGATTTCTCCTCTTGAAACAGTTCTGGCACAGATGTCAGTTGGTCAGTCTGCTTTTTTCAGTATGGACTTGCCCCCTCATGAATTTATCTTAGCTGCAGCTAATGACCACGAGAAGATTGTTTCATCATTATCATCAA AAGCTTGCTGCTTGGAATACTCCACAACCTTGTTGAGTGTAACAGAACCCCCAGAAGAAAGAATGGAGCAGGCTCTTTTTAGCCCCCCTCTTTCCAAGCAACGGGTAGAATATGCCCTGcagcatataaaaaaatcttgtGCTACTACTTTG GTCGACTTTGGGTGTGGCTCTGGAAGTTTATTGGATTCTTTATTAGATTACTCAACTTCTTTGGAAAAAGTTGTCGGTGTAGACATATCACAGAAGAGTTTAAGCCGTGCTGCGAAG ATACTTCATACAAAACTAAGCAGCACGAATTCAGATTCAGGCATCAAATCTGCTGTTCTTTATGGCGGTTCCATCATAGATTTTGACTCTCGATTATGTGGATTTGATATAGGCACTTGCCTAGAG GTAATTGAGCATATGGAGGAGGAGCAAGCCTGTCTGTTTGGCAATGTTGCACTTGGTTATTTTCATCCCAAGATTCTTATCGTCTCTACTCCGAACTACGAATATAATGTGATTCTCCAAAGATCTAGTCTCACAAACCAAGAAGAAGATCCAGATGAGAAGACGGAGTCGCAATCTTGTAAATTTCGCAACCATGATCACAGATTTGAGTGGACTAGAGAGCAGTTCAATAGCTGGGCAACTGAATTAGCCAGACAACACAATTATAATGTTGAGTTCAGTGGAGTTGGTGGTTCTGCAGATGTGGAACCAGGGTTTGCCTCTCAGATTGCCGTCTTTACGAGGGAGATCCTACCTCAAGAAGATGATCTTTCAGAGAATAATAAGTCTGAAAATAATTGCAAAGTTGTATGGGAGTGGAACAGATTTGATACATCAGATCCTCCTTGA
- the LOC8265514 gene encoding small RNA 2'-O-methyltransferase isoform X1, giving the protein MEARGCAVATARKTNLTPKAIIYKKFGNRACYKVEEVQESIQNGCPGLAIPQKGPSLYRCSLELPEIFVVSGTFKKKKDAEQCAAEMALEKLGINPAADNPTEKEPWDALIERMTYLFSDEFLQSLHPLSGHLRAALRRDDDLCGFIPASVVAVCDAKLSNLCKLLNPKAEANPFLAVSFVMTAATRLAGSVVTTKGQLSIQKQHSYSPEIIEALDIINSDNPDTISVEAVYIPSSLDKLVQPVSLTVSSAGYYLDAIAQKLGVADANKVLLSRTIGKASSDTRVYFVAPESSGLSLSENLVNLECQFEGSLNPRASYICSQVIYGDAIMASIGYTWRSKDLFHEDLSMPSYYRMFISKMPSGNYKLSREAILTAELPSVFTTKSNWRGSFPREILCSFCRQHRLSEPVFSSVSLPLKASSSSRPQKPVNVAEPVEQKQAYSNGTGTATDDLESLESRSVFRCKVKITSKCRDLIIECSPKEIYKKQNDSVHNASLKILSWLNGYFKDPGMPVEKLNHSASVLDIQFCPENFFKEFSLCPSVHTLQHEGKQEGTLPEAISVNVPYASLGQNVFSFNIEGSDSGVCPSNGSLLCISYFVSLVSEGKHTKELLESNAEFEFEMGTGAVISPLETVLAQMSVGQSAFFSMDLPPHEFILAAANDHEKIVSSLSSKACCLEYSTTLLSVTEPPEERMEQALFSPPLSKQRVEYALQHIKKSCATTLVDFGCGSGSLLDSLLDYSTSLEKVVGVDISQKSLSRAAKILHTKLSSTNSDSGIKSAVLYGGSIIDFDSRLCGFDIGTCLEVIEHMEEEQACLFGNVALGYFHPKILIVSTPNYEYNVILQRSSLTNQEEDPDEKTESQSCKFRNHDHRFEWTREQFNSWATELARQHNYNVEFSGVGGSADVEPGFASQIAVFTREILPQEDDLSENNKSENNCKVVWEWNRFDTSDPP; this is encoded by the exons ATGGAAGCCAGAGGATGCGCAGTAGCCACTGCGAGAAAGACAAATCTTACGCCTAAAgctattatatataaaaaatttggtAACAGAGCATGCTATAAAGTAGAGGAAGTGCAGGAGTCTATTCAAAATGGATGTCCAGGATTGGCAATCCCACAGAAGGGCCCCTCTCTTTATCGCTGCAGCTTAGAACTTCCTGAAATTTTTGTTGTGTCAGGCAcctttaaaaagaagaaagacgCTGAGCAGTGCGCTGCTGAGATGGCTTTAGAAAAG CTAGGCATCAATCCTGCAGCTGATAATCCAACTGAGAAGGAACCATGGGATGCTTTAATTGAACGTATGACATATCTTTTCTCCGATGAG TTCCTCCAGTCTCTTCACCCCCTGAGTGGCCACCTTAGAGCAGCTTTGCGGAGAGATGATGACCTCTGTGGTTTTATACCAGCATCTGTTGTAGCTGTCTGTGATGCAAAACTAAGTAATCTATGTAAATTACTTAACCCTAAGGCGGAAGCAAATCCTTTCTTGGCTGTGTCATTTGTCATGACGGCAGCTACAAGATTGGCTGGGTCTGTTGTTACCACCAAGGGGCAGCTTTCAATTCAGAAACAACATTCATACTCTCCAGAGATCATAGAGGCATTAGATATCATAAACTCTGACAATCCAGATACCATAAGTGTTGAAGCTGTATATATTCCATCATCTCTAGATAAGCTTGTTCAGCCAGTGAGTCTTACTGTATCATCAGCTGGGTATTACCTGGATGCTATAGCACAAAAACTTGGTGTGGCAGATGCCAATAAGGTGCTGCTTTCCAG GACTATTGGTAAAGCTTCTTCTGACACTCGAGTATACTTTGTTGCTCCTGAATCATCTGGTTTAAGTCTGTCAGAAAATCTTGTAAATTTGGAATGTCAATTTGAAGGATCTCTTAACCCAAGGGCAAGTTACATCTGCAGTCAAGTTATATATGGTGATGCAATTATGGCATCGATCGGCTACACATGGAGATCTAAAGATCTTTTCCATGAAGATTTATCCATGCCATCATATTACAG GATGTTTATAAGCAAGATGCCAAGTGGTAATTACAAGTTGTCCAGAGAAGCAATACTTACTGCAGAATTGCCTTCAGTATTTACCACAAAATCAAACTGGAGAGGTTCCTTCCCTAGGGAAATATTATGCTCGTTCTGCCGGCAGCACCGACTATCTGAACCTGTTTTCTCCTCTGTAAGTCTACCTTTAAAAGCATCAAGTTCGTCAAGACCACAAAAGCCGGTGAATGTTGCAGAGCCTGTTGAACAGAAGCAAGCGTATTCAAATGGAACAGGCACTGCTACTGATGATTTAGAGTCACTGGAATCTAGAAGTGTTTTTAGATGCAAAGTAAAAATTACTTCCAAATGTCGGGATTTGATCATCGAATGTTCACCTAAGGAAATATATAAGAAGCAGAATGATTCAGTCCATAATGCTTCTTTGAAAATTCTCTCATGGTTGAATGGATATTTTAAGGACCCTGGAATGCCCGTGGAAAAGCTAAACCATTCCGCAAGTGTTTTGGACATCCAATTTTGTCCTGAAAATTTCTTTAAGGAGTTTTCATTATGTCCATCTGTTCATACTCTTCAGCATGAGGGGAAACAAGAAGGCACATTGCCAGAAGCAATAAGTGTGAATGTGCCGTATGCTTCCCTAGGACAAAATGTTTTCTCTTTCAACATAGAGGGCTCAGATTCTGGAGTCTGTCCATCAAATGGATCTTTATTATGCATAAGTTACTTTGTATCTTTGGTGTCAGAAGGCAAACACACGAAAGAACTTCTTGAGAGCAATGCTGAGTTTGAGTTTGAGATGGGGACTGGGGCTGTGATTTCTCCTCTTGAAACAGTTCTGGCACAGATGTCAGTTGGTCAGTCTGCTTTTTTCAGTATGGACTTGCCCCCTCATGAATTTATCTTAGCTGCAGCTAATGACCACGAGAAGATTGTTTCATCATTATCATCAA AAGCTTGCTGCTTGGAATACTCCACAACCTTGTTGAGTGTAACAGAACCCCCAGAAGAAAGAATGGAGCAGGCTCTTTTTAGCCCCCCTCTTTCCAAGCAACGGGTAGAATATGCCCTGcagcatataaaaaaatcttgtGCTACTACTTTG GTCGACTTTGGGTGTGGCTCTGGAAGTTTATTGGATTCTTTATTAGATTACTCAACTTCTTTGGAAAAAGTTGTCGGTGTAGACATATCACAGAAGAGTTTAAGCCGTGCTGCGAAG ATACTTCATACAAAACTAAGCAGCACGAATTCAGATTCAGGCATCAAATCTGCTGTTCTTTATGGCGGTTCCATCATAGATTTTGACTCTCGATTATGTGGATTTGATATAGGCACTTGCCTAGAG GTAATTGAGCATATGGAGGAGGAGCAAGCCTGTCTGTTTGGCAATGTTGCACTTGGTTATTTTCATCCCAAGATTCTTATCGTCTCTACTCCGAACTACGAATATAATGTGATTCTCCAAAGATCTAGTCTCACAAACCAAGAAGAAGATCCAGATGAGAAGACGGAGTCGCAATCTTGTAAATTTCGCAACCATGATCACAGATTTGAGTGGACTAGAGAGCAGTTCAATAGCTGGGCAACTGAATTAGCCAGACAACACAATTATAATGTTGAGTTCAGTGGAGTTGGTGGTTCTGCAGATGTGGAACCAGGGTTTGCCTCTCAGATTGCCGTCTTTACGAGGGAGATCCTACCTCAAGAAGATGATCTTTCAGAGAATAATAAGTCTGAAAATAATTGCAAAGTTGTATGGGAGTGGAACAGATTTGATACATCAGATCCTCCTTGA
- the LOC8265514 gene encoding small RNA 2'-O-methyltransferase isoform X3 yields MEARGCAVATARKTNLTPKAIIYKKFGNRACYKVEEVQESIQNGCPGLAIPQKGPSLYRCSLELPEIFVVSGTFKKKKDAEQCAAEMALEKLGINPAADNPTEKEPWDALIERMTYLFSDEFLQSLHPLSGHLRAALRRDDDLCGFIPASVVAVCDAKLSNLCKLLNPKAEANPFLAVSFVMTAATRLAGSVVTTKGQLSIQKQHSYSPEIIEALDIINSDNPDTISVEAVYIPSSLDKLVQPVSLTVSSAGYYLDAIAQKLGVADANKVLLSRTIGKASSDTRVYFVAPESSGLSLSENLVNLECQFEGSLNPRASYICSQVIYGDAIMASIGYTWRSKDLFHEDLSMPSYYRMFISKMPSGNYKLSREAILTAELPSVFTTKSNWRGSFPREILCSFCRQHRLSEPVFSSVSLPLKASSSSRPQKPVNVAEPVEQKQAYSNGTGTATDDLESLESRSVFRCKVKITSKCRDLIIECSPKEIYKKQNDSVHNASLKILSWLNGYFKDPGMPVEKLNHSASVLDIQFCPENFFKEFSLCPSVHTLQHEGKQEGTLPEAISVNVPYASLGQNVFSFNIEGSDSGVCPSNGSLLCISYFVSLVSEGKHTKELLESNAEFEFEMGTGAVISPLETVLAQMSVGQSAFFSMDLPPHEFILAAANDHEKIVSSLSSKACCLEYSTTLLSVTEPPEERMEQALFSPPLSKQRVEYALQHIKKSCATTLVDFGCGSGSLLDSLLDYSTSLEKVVGVDISQKSLSRAAKV; encoded by the exons ATGGAAGCCAGAGGATGCGCAGTAGCCACTGCGAGAAAGACAAATCTTACGCCTAAAgctattatatataaaaaatttggtAACAGAGCATGCTATAAAGTAGAGGAAGTGCAGGAGTCTATTCAAAATGGATGTCCAGGATTGGCAATCCCACAGAAGGGCCCCTCTCTTTATCGCTGCAGCTTAGAACTTCCTGAAATTTTTGTTGTGTCAGGCAcctttaaaaagaagaaagacgCTGAGCAGTGCGCTGCTGAGATGGCTTTAGAAAAG CTAGGCATCAATCCTGCAGCTGATAATCCAACTGAGAAGGAACCATGGGATGCTTTAATTGAACGTATGACATATCTTTTCTCCGATGAG TTCCTCCAGTCTCTTCACCCCCTGAGTGGCCACCTTAGAGCAGCTTTGCGGAGAGATGATGACCTCTGTGGTTTTATACCAGCATCTGTTGTAGCTGTCTGTGATGCAAAACTAAGTAATCTATGTAAATTACTTAACCCTAAGGCGGAAGCAAATCCTTTCTTGGCTGTGTCATTTGTCATGACGGCAGCTACAAGATTGGCTGGGTCTGTTGTTACCACCAAGGGGCAGCTTTCAATTCAGAAACAACATTCATACTCTCCAGAGATCATAGAGGCATTAGATATCATAAACTCTGACAATCCAGATACCATAAGTGTTGAAGCTGTATATATTCCATCATCTCTAGATAAGCTTGTTCAGCCAGTGAGTCTTACTGTATCATCAGCTGGGTATTACCTGGATGCTATAGCACAAAAACTTGGTGTGGCAGATGCCAATAAGGTGCTGCTTTCCAG GACTATTGGTAAAGCTTCTTCTGACACTCGAGTATACTTTGTTGCTCCTGAATCATCTGGTTTAAGTCTGTCAGAAAATCTTGTAAATTTGGAATGTCAATTTGAAGGATCTCTTAACCCAAGGGCAAGTTACATCTGCAGTCAAGTTATATATGGTGATGCAATTATGGCATCGATCGGCTACACATGGAGATCTAAAGATCTTTTCCATGAAGATTTATCCATGCCATCATATTACAG GATGTTTATAAGCAAGATGCCAAGTGGTAATTACAAGTTGTCCAGAGAAGCAATACTTACTGCAGAATTGCCTTCAGTATTTACCACAAAATCAAACTGGAGAGGTTCCTTCCCTAGGGAAATATTATGCTCGTTCTGCCGGCAGCACCGACTATCTGAACCTGTTTTCTCCTCTGTAAGTCTACCTTTAAAAGCATCAAGTTCGTCAAGACCACAAAAGCCGGTGAATGTTGCAGAGCCTGTTGAACAGAAGCAAGCGTATTCAAATGGAACAGGCACTGCTACTGATGATTTAGAGTCACTGGAATCTAGAAGTGTTTTTAGATGCAAAGTAAAAATTACTTCCAAATGTCGGGATTTGATCATCGAATGTTCACCTAAGGAAATATATAAGAAGCAGAATGATTCAGTCCATAATGCTTCTTTGAAAATTCTCTCATGGTTGAATGGATATTTTAAGGACCCTGGAATGCCCGTGGAAAAGCTAAACCATTCCGCAAGTGTTTTGGACATCCAATTTTGTCCTGAAAATTTCTTTAAGGAGTTTTCATTATGTCCATCTGTTCATACTCTTCAGCATGAGGGGAAACAAGAAGGCACATTGCCAGAAGCAATAAGTGTGAATGTGCCGTATGCTTCCCTAGGACAAAATGTTTTCTCTTTCAACATAGAGGGCTCAGATTCTGGAGTCTGTCCATCAAATGGATCTTTATTATGCATAAGTTACTTTGTATCTTTGGTGTCAGAAGGCAAACACACGAAAGAACTTCTTGAGAGCAATGCTGAGTTTGAGTTTGAGATGGGGACTGGGGCTGTGATTTCTCCTCTTGAAACAGTTCTGGCACAGATGTCAGTTGGTCAGTCTGCTTTTTTCAGTATGGACTTGCCCCCTCATGAATTTATCTTAGCTGCAGCTAATGACCACGAGAAGATTGTTTCATCATTATCATCAA AAGCTTGCTGCTTGGAATACTCCACAACCTTGTTGAGTGTAACAGAACCCCCAGAAGAAAGAATGGAGCAGGCTCTTTTTAGCCCCCCTCTTTCCAAGCAACGGGTAGAATATGCCCTGcagcatataaaaaaatcttgtGCTACTACTTTG GTCGACTTTGGGTGTGGCTCTGGAAGTTTATTGGATTCTTTATTAGATTACTCAACTTCTTTGGAAAAAGTTGTCGGTGTAGACATATCACAGAAGAGTTTAAGCCGTGCTGCGAAGGTCTGA